A single region of the Garra rufa chromosome 6, GarRuf1.0, whole genome shotgun sequence genome encodes:
- the spry2 gene encoding protein sprouty homolog 2, whose translation METRAQNGGSGSSGLLRALRDTGRPQTGDSEPWEGQVLSLDQIRTIRGSNEYTEGPTVAPRPPASQQKTDSQSSSPTSTASVELSELRNSPRAQRAGQQTPQQAPQSPRSGVSRSTSGTSDGSHSTARASTGSTSSEQRPLVNAGGTADRVVRAQPKRSELKQDELKPLATTPGQAVDGKHSNRCEDCGRCKCEGCTCPRTLPSCWMCGRRCLCSATTTMDYVTCVCCVKGLFYHCSSDDEDVCADKPFSCTQSHCCMRWTAISVLALFLPCLLCYLPAKGCVALCQACYDCTSRPGCRCKNKGVEK comes from the coding sequence ATGGAGACGAGAGCTCAAAATGGCGGCAGCGGCTCCTCTGGCTTGCTGCGAGCTTTGCGTGACACTGGCAGACCCCAGACTGGGGACTCGGAGCCTTGGGAGGGTCAGGTGCTCTCCCTGGACCAGATAAGGACCATCCGCGGCAGCAATGAGTATACGGAGGGCCCGACGGTGGCGCCCCGGCCACCGGCCTCCCAGCAGAAAACGGACTCGCAGTCTTCTAGCCCGACTTCCACCGCCTCCGTTGAGCTCTCTGAGCTTAGGAACTCTCCGAGGGCCCAACGAGCCGGACAGCAGACTCCTCAACAAGCCCCTCAGTCGCCAAGGAGCGGCGTGAGCAGGTCCACAAGTGGCACCAGCGACGGTTCACACAGCACTGCCAGGGCCAGCACAGGCAGCACCTCGTCGGAGCAAAGACCTTTGGTAAACGCAGGCGGGACGGCCGACCGGGTGGTGAGGGCGCAGCCGAAACGTTCCGAGCTGAAGCAGGACGAACTGAAGCCCTTGGCCACGACCCCAGGCCAGGCCGTCGACGGCAAGCACTCAAACCGCTGCGAGGACTGCGGCCGCTGCAAATGCGAAGGGTGCACCTGCCCTCGGACCCTGCCGTCCTGTTGGATGTGCGGCCGCAGGTGCCTTTGCTCGGCGACAACCACCATGGACTACGTCACCTGCGTCTGCTGCGTCAAGGGTCTCTTCTACCACTGCTCCAGCGACGATGAGGATGTGTGCGCGGACAAGCCCTTCTCTTGCACCCAGTCGCATTGCTGCATGCGGTGGACGGCCATAAGCGTCCTGGCACTTTTCCTGCCCTGCCTGCTTTGCTACCTCCCGGCGAAGGGCTGCGTGGCGCTGTGCCAGGCGTGCTACGACTGCACCAGTCGGCCAGGATGCCGCTGCAAGAACAAAGGAGTTGAGAAATAA